In Leisingera methylohalidivorans DSM 14336, a single genomic region encodes these proteins:
- the cpaB gene encoding Flp pilus assembly protein CpaB: MRAVFGLVLIVGVALAGGAVMMAKNYISAYQNELANERAARAEAVPMVDVFVATKPLKYGERLSQEAVRAVRWPQNAIPEGAFTTLEALFPPHAGDQLRVVLRAMEADEAIMAVKVTAPGKDAGITSRLQRGMRAFAIKVDVSSGVSGFLRPGDKVDVYWTGMMPGSAGARGEVTRLIQTNVELVAVDQSAGGDINEAIIARTVTVAAHPKQVAALAQAQSTGRLSLALVGAGDDTIASVVEVDQRSLLGLGALEAPQEVEKEKVCTIRTRRGAEVVEIPIPCTN; encoded by the coding sequence ATGCGTGCAGTTTTCGGACTTGTGCTGATCGTCGGGGTGGCCCTCGCAGGCGGCGCCGTCATGATGGCCAAAAACTATATCTCGGCCTATCAGAATGAACTGGCCAACGAACGCGCAGCCCGTGCCGAGGCGGTGCCGATGGTGGATGTTTTCGTTGCCACCAAACCCTTGAAATACGGCGAGCGGCTGTCCCAAGAAGCCGTGCGTGCCGTGCGCTGGCCGCAGAACGCCATCCCCGAGGGCGCCTTTACAACCCTGGAGGCGCTGTTTCCGCCGCATGCCGGTGATCAGCTGAGGGTGGTTCTGCGCGCCATGGAAGCGGATGAAGCCATCATGGCCGTCAAGGTTACCGCGCCGGGCAAAGACGCCGGCATCACCTCCCGGCTGCAGCGCGGCATGCGCGCCTTTGCAATCAAGGTCGATGTCTCATCCGGCGTTTCGGGCTTCCTGCGGCCTGGCGACAAGGTGGACGTCTACTGGACCGGCATGATGCCCGGCTCGGCCGGTGCCCGCGGTGAAGTCACCCGTCTGATCCAAACCAATGTGGAACTGGTGGCCGTGGACCAAAGTGCCGGCGGCGACATCAACGAAGCCATCATTGCCCGCACCGTCACCGTTGCCGCCCACCCCAAGCAGGTCGCCGCGCTGGCACAGGCGCAATCCACCGGGCGGCTGTCGCTGGCCCTGGTCGGCGCCGGCGATGACACAATCGCCTCGGTTGTCGAAGTGGACCAGCGCTCCTTGCTGGGCCTGGGGGCCCTGGAAGCGCCGCAGGAAGTGGAAAAGGAAAAAGTCTGCACCATCCGCACCCGCCGCGGAGCAGAGGTTGTGGAGATTCCGATCCCCTGCACCAACTAG
- a CDS encoding type II and III secretion system protein family protein: MAIGRFVAAALLGLSLIGMPQADGASAQSLRVVKKGTASRLDVPMNRAVVVESEIPFAELSIANPSIADISSLSDRTIYVLGKSPGLTTLTLLDGSGRLITNVDVRVAADVTEFKERLRQILPNEKIEVRTANDGIVLSGTVSSAVRLQRALDLAERYAPERVSNLMSVGGVQQVMLKVRFAEMQRSVSKSLSASLGFNGGTGSGRTGGVNTLNTSGALANSLAGNIPAANANTGAFLFGFNAGSVQVSLLLEALEQKGVVRTLAEPNLSALSGQEAKFLAGGEYPVPIAQEDGVITVDFKPFGIELNFIPRVIDGDLINLELNAAVSSIDPSNSLELSGLTIDAFSRRETSTTVEMRDGESFAIAGLIRDEFLDNSSQLPWLGDVPVLGALFRSADYQREQTELVIIVSAHLVTPTRGEALTLPTDRVAPPSEKDLFLFGRTSRSKNGPAAEVAKQDFNGSYGYVLD, encoded by the coding sequence ATGGCAATTGGACGGTTCGTAGCGGCGGCCCTGCTGGGTCTATCGCTGATTGGTATGCCGCAGGCAGACGGAGCATCAGCGCAATCATTGCGGGTGGTGAAAAAAGGCACGGCATCCAGGCTGGACGTGCCGATGAACCGCGCCGTGGTGGTGGAAAGCGAAATCCCTTTTGCTGAGCTCAGCATTGCCAACCCCAGCATTGCAGACATCTCCTCCCTGTCCGACCGCACGATCTATGTGCTGGGCAAATCGCCCGGCCTGACCACGCTGACGCTGCTGGACGGCTCCGGCCGGCTGATCACCAATGTCGATGTGCGGGTGGCCGCGGATGTGACCGAATTCAAGGAACGCCTGCGCCAGATCCTGCCCAATGAAAAAATCGAAGTCCGCACCGCCAATGACGGCATCGTGCTGTCCGGCACCGTGTCCAGCGCAGTGCGGCTGCAGCGGGCGCTGGACCTGGCTGAACGCTATGCGCCGGAACGGGTCAGCAATCTGATGTCGGTCGGCGGCGTGCAGCAGGTGATGCTCAAAGTCCGCTTTGCCGAAATGCAGCGCTCGGTCTCCAAATCCCTGAGCGCTTCGCTGGGCTTCAACGGCGGCACCGGCAGCGGCCGCACCGGCGGCGTCAACACGCTCAACACATCCGGCGCGCTGGCCAACTCTCTGGCTGGCAACATCCCGGCTGCCAACGCCAACACCGGCGCCTTCCTGTTCGGCTTCAACGCAGGCTCTGTCCAGGTCAGCCTGCTGCTGGAAGCGCTGGAGCAAAAGGGCGTTGTCCGCACCCTCGCCGAACCCAACCTGTCCGCTTTGTCAGGGCAGGAGGCGAAATTCCTGGCCGGCGGTGAGTACCCGGTTCCGATTGCCCAGGAAGACGGTGTCATCACGGTTGATTTCAAACCATTCGGCATCGAACTGAACTTCATTCCCCGGGTGATCGACGGCGATCTCATCAATCTGGAACTGAACGCGGCGGTCTCGTCCATCGACCCGTCCAATTCGCTTGAACTCAGCGGCCTGACCATCGACGCCTTCTCCCGGCGCGAGACCTCCACCACTGTGGAAATGCGCGACGGCGAGAGCTTTGCCATTGCCGGTCTGATCCGCGACGAGTTCCTCGACAATTCCTCGCAGCTGCCCTGGCTGGGCGATGTGCCGGTGCTGGGGGCGCTGTTCCGCAGCGCCGACTACCAGCGCGAACAGACCGAGCTGGTGATTATCGTCAGCGCCCATCTGGTCACCCCGACCCGCGGCGAGGCGCTGACCCTGCCGACCGACCGGGTGGCGCCGCCGAGCGAAAAGGACCTGTTCCTGTTCGGGCGCACCTCCCGCAGCAAAAACGGCCCGGCTGCCGAAGTGGCCAAACAGGATTTCAATGGCTCTTACGGCTACGTGCTGGACTGA
- a CDS encoding OmpA family protein yields MIRTAAIFGILLAAAACEREAGRELNRAGDFGESTLSNAAVMSGERSFAIQLASRFAKEVPTTINFDFDSARLDQTARSVLDRQAVWIRQFPEVRFRVFGHTDAVGSNAYNKSLGLRRARAAVTYLVSRGISRSRLEAVVSYGETQPLIPTPERERRNRRTVTEVSGFLKRHPTVLDGKYAQIIYREYLESAVPGTTLTAQQSLERTLQ; encoded by the coding sequence ATGATCAGAACCGCTGCAATTTTCGGCATTCTTCTGGCCGCGGCCGCCTGTGAACGGGAAGCCGGCCGTGAGTTGAACCGTGCGGGGGACTTTGGCGAGTCGACCCTCAGCAATGCAGCGGTGATGAGCGGCGAACGCAGTTTCGCCATTCAATTGGCCAGCCGGTTCGCCAAGGAAGTGCCCACCACCATCAACTTCGACTTTGACAGCGCCCGGCTGGATCAGACAGCACGGTCGGTCCTGGACCGCCAGGCAGTCTGGATCCGGCAATTCCCCGAAGTGCGCTTCCGCGTCTTCGGCCACACCGACGCGGTCGGCAGCAATGCCTATAACAAATCCCTTGGCCTGCGCCGGGCCCGCGCGGCTGTGACCTATCTGGTGTCCCGCGGCATCAGCCGCAGCCGGCTGGAAGCAGTGGTCTCCTATGGTGAAACCCAGCCGCTGATCCCGACGCCGGAGCGCGAACGCCGCAACCGCCGGACGGTGACCGAGGTCAGCGGTTTCCTCAAGCGCCACCCGACGGTGCTGGACGGGAAATACGCCCAGATCATCTATCGCGAATATCTGGAAAGCGCGGTTCCGGGCACCACCCTGACCGCACAGCAGTCGCTGGAGCGCACGCTGCAGTAG
- a CDS encoding AAA family ATPase, translating to MSSGMPQTEIPAIVACTISRDVQNFDLLIEDMEAALGEAWGDLGFTEALAFFGQTEAEPLQFVALAIDSADEGDLPLMGEIISQAKVRGIKVILIAEDVTPAVLHTLLRQGADEFVPYPLPEQELQAAIDRLQAPEPQVAQNPHQLQSGSQREGAVIVCHGLAGGTGSTTMAVNLAWELAALSEHDEPTVCLLDLDLQHGSVSTYLDLPRREVVMEMLGETDSMDEDLFGQALLPFQEKLQVLTAPSELVPLDLLSPEDITRVIEMARSHFDFVVVDMPHTLVQWSETVLHMAHVYFAMIELDMRSAQNALRMKRALQSEDLPFEKLRFALNRAPKFTDLAGKSRVKRMAESLSISIDLQLPDGGKQVLQSCDHGLPLAVSAAKNPLRKEIAKLAASLHALGRSEAEAA from the coding sequence ATGAGCAGCGGAATGCCGCAAACAGAGATACCTGCGATTGTTGCCTGCACGATCAGCCGCGACGTGCAGAATTTCGACCTCCTTATCGAAGACATGGAAGCCGCCCTGGGAGAGGCCTGGGGCGATCTGGGCTTTACCGAGGCGCTGGCTTTCTTCGGCCAGACCGAGGCAGAGCCGCTGCAGTTTGTGGCGCTGGCGATCGACAGCGCCGATGAGGGCGATCTGCCGCTGATGGGCGAAATCATCAGCCAGGCCAAAGTGCGCGGCATCAAGGTGATCCTGATCGCCGAGGACGTGACCCCGGCAGTATTGCACACGCTGCTGCGCCAGGGCGCGGACGAATTTGTTCCCTACCCGCTGCCTGAACAGGAATTGCAGGCTGCCATCGATCGGCTGCAGGCGCCGGAACCGCAAGTTGCGCAGAATCCGCACCAGCTTCAGTCCGGCAGCCAGCGCGAAGGCGCAGTGATTGTCTGCCACGGATTGGCCGGCGGCACCGGATCGACCACCATGGCTGTCAACCTGGCCTGGGAGCTTGCCGCGCTCAGCGAACATGACGAGCCCACCGTGTGCCTGCTGGATCTGGATCTGCAGCACGGTTCGGTCTCGACCTATCTGGACCTGCCCCGCCGCGAGGTGGTGATGGAAATGCTCGGCGAAACCGACAGCATGGACGAAGACCTGTTCGGCCAGGCGCTGCTGCCGTTCCAGGAAAAACTGCAGGTTCTGACAGCACCGTCCGAGCTGGTGCCGCTGGATCTGCTGTCGCCCGAGGATATCACACGGGTGATCGAGATGGCGCGCAGCCACTTCGACTTTGTTGTCGTCGACATGCCCCATACGCTGGTGCAATGGTCCGAAACCGTGCTGCACATGGCGCATGTCTACTTTGCGATGATCGAACTGGACATGCGCTCGGCCCAGAATGCGCTGCGCATGAAGCGGGCGCTGCAGTCCGAGGATCTGCCGTTCGAGAAACTGCGCTTTGCATTGAACCGGGCACCGAAGTTCACCGATCTTGCCGGTAAAAGCCGGGTCAAACGGATGGCCGAATCCCTAAGCATCTCCATCGACCTGCAGCTGCCCGATGGCGGCAAGCAGGTTCTGCAGAGCTGCGACCACGGGCTGCCGCTGGCCGTTTCGGCAGCAAAGAATCCCTTGCGCAAAGAAATTGCCAAGCTTGCAGCCTCGCTGCACGCATTGGGCCGTAGTGAAGCCGAAGCCGCCTGA
- a CDS encoding CpaF family protein, whose amino-acid sequence MFSKYKKQSAKPAAPAPAPDAAAATAAPAVSLRRPVQRKAAEAQPMDKERKRKERLGEIKIQLHRELLENLNLAALERAGEAELRSEIATIATEILAEKSIVLNREDRQQLNKELYDEVTGLGPLEALLQDDTVSDILVNGPQQIFVERDGKLQISDITFKDEKHLMRIIDKIVSAVGRRVDESNPYVDARLADGSRFNAMVPPVAVDGSLVSIRKFKKDKLGIDDLVNFGAFTEEMAAYLQAAVSTRLNIIVSGGTGSGKTTTLNALSSFIDNAERILTIEDTAELQLQQTHVGRMESRPPNVEGKGEVSPRDCLKNALRMRPDRIIVGETRGEEVIDMLQAMNTGHDGSMTTIHANSARDGISRLENMIAMAGIEMPIKAVRSQIASAVNLIVQASRLQDGSRRMTSITEITGMEGDVISMQEIFRFQRVGLTPDNKIIGHFTATGVRSHYSERFRLWGFDLPPSIYEPNVMEAR is encoded by the coding sequence ATGTTTTCCAAGTACAAAAAGCAGTCGGCCAAACCTGCCGCGCCTGCGCCCGCGCCGGATGCGGCGGCAGCCACTGCCGCGCCTGCTGTCAGTCTGCGGCGGCCGGTCCAGCGCAAAGCAGCCGAAGCGCAGCCGATGGACAAGGAGCGCAAGCGCAAGGAGCGTTTGGGCGAAATCAAGATTCAGCTGCACCGGGAGCTTCTGGAAAACCTGAACCTGGCCGCGCTGGAACGCGCAGGCGAGGCGGAACTGCGGTCTGAGATCGCGACCATCGCGACCGAGATTCTGGCCGAAAAAAGCATCGTCCTGAACCGCGAAGACCGCCAGCAGCTGAACAAGGAGCTGTATGACGAGGTCACCGGCCTTGGCCCCCTCGAGGCGCTGCTGCAGGACGACACGGTCAGCGATATCCTGGTCAACGGGCCGCAGCAGATTTTTGTCGAACGCGACGGCAAGCTGCAGATCAGCGACATTACCTTCAAGGATGAGAAGCATCTGATGCGGATCATCGACAAGATCGTCTCGGCTGTGGGCCGCCGGGTTGATGAATCCAACCCATATGTGGACGCCCGCCTCGCCGACGGCTCGCGTTTCAACGCCATGGTCCCGCCGGTTGCGGTGGATGGCTCGCTGGTATCGATCCGGAAGTTCAAGAAGGACAAGCTGGGGATCGACGATCTGGTGAATTTCGGCGCCTTCACCGAAGAAATGGCCGCCTATCTGCAGGCCGCCGTGTCAACCCGGCTGAATATTATCGTCTCGGGCGGTACCGGTTCGGGTAAAACCACCACGCTGAATGCGCTGTCCAGCTTCATCGACAATGCCGAACGGATTCTGACGATCGAAGATACCGCGGAACTGCAGCTGCAGCAGACCCATGTGGGCCGGATGGAAAGCCGCCCGCCCAACGTCGAGGGAAAGGGCGAGGTCTCGCCCCGCGACTGTCTGAAAAACGCCCTGCGGATGCGCCCCGACCGCATTATCGTCGGCGAGACCCGCGGCGAGGAAGTCATCGACATGCTGCAGGCCATGAATACCGGCCACGACGGCTCGATGACCACGATCCACGCCAACTCTGCCCGTGACGGGATTTCGCGTCTGGAAAACATGATCGCCATGGCCGGCATCGAAATGCCGATCAAGGCCGTGCGCAGCCAGATCGCCTCGGCGGTGAACCTGATCGTGCAGGCCTCGCGCCTGCAGGACGGCTCGCGCCGGATGACCTCGATCACCGAGATCACCGGGATGGAGGGCGACGTGATCTCGATGCAGGAAATCTTCCGTTTCCAGCGGGTCGGGCTGACCCCGGACAACAAGATCATCGGCCATTTCACCGCCACCGGCGTGCGCAGCCACTACTCTGAGCGCTTCCGCTTGTGGGGGTTCGATCTGCCGCCATCGATCTATGAACCCAACGTGATGGAGGCACGCTGA
- a CDS encoding type II secretion system F family protein: MQLSAEPLIYGLIFFGVLALVEGLYLLTFGKSISLNSKVTRRLEMMEKGGNREQVLDQLRKELGQHAKSQSIPLYSLLSERAQKAAIAFSPKQLILIMAALAAIAFTGLSIGTSAPLPVRILGSVIIGVGAVFFWVNKKAAKRMAMIEEQLPDAVELMVRSLRVGHPFTSAVQIVANEVEDPLATEFGIISDECAYGRDVGESLKEMAERLDMQDMRFLAVAVTIQQQSGGNLAEVLAGLAKVIRARFRLFRRVKAITAEAQWSGKFLSGFPLFCLIGILVKDPNYYDGVLDHPWFIPACFAVGAMLTANLIVMRVLTNIKV, translated from the coding sequence ATGCAACTGAGTGCCGAACCGCTTATCTATGGCTTGATCTTCTTCGGGGTTCTGGCCCTGGTCGAAGGTCTGTATCTTTTAACCTTCGGAAAATCGATCAGCCTCAACAGCAAGGTGACCCGCCGGCTGGAGATGATGGAGAAGGGCGGCAACCGTGAACAGGTTCTGGACCAGCTGCGCAAGGAGCTGGGCCAGCATGCCAAATCGCAATCGATCCCGCTCTATTCGCTGCTGTCGGAACGTGCGCAGAAAGCGGCGATTGCCTTTTCACCCAAGCAGCTGATCCTGATTATGGCCGCCTTGGCCGCCATTGCCTTTACCGGCCTCAGCATCGGCACTTCGGCCCCCCTGCCCGTCCGGATCCTGGGGTCCGTCATCATCGGCGTCGGTGCGGTGTTCTTCTGGGTCAACAAGAAAGCTGCGAAGCGGATGGCCATGATCGAAGAGCAGCTGCCGGATGCGGTGGAGCTGATGGTGCGCAGCTTGCGCGTCGGCCATCCCTTCACCTCAGCCGTGCAGATCGTCGCCAATGAGGTCGAGGACCCGCTGGCGACCGAGTTCGGCATCATCTCCGATGAATGCGCCTATGGCCGCGATGTGGGTGAATCGCTCAAGGAAATGGCCGAACGGCTGGACATGCAGGATATGCGCTTTCTGGCCGTTGCCGTCACCATCCAGCAGCAATCGGGCGGCAACCTGGCCGAAGTTCTGGCAGGTCTGGCCAAGGTGATCCGCGCCCGGTTCCGCCTGTTCCGCAGGGTCAAGGCCATCACCGCCGAGGCCCAGTGGTCGGGTAAGTTCCTGTCGGGTTTCCCGCTGTTCTGCCTGATCGGTATCCTGGTCAAGGATCCCAACTACTATGACGGCGTGCTGGACCATCCCTGGTTCATCCCCGCCTGTTTCGCGGTGGGTGCCATGCTGACAGCCAACCTGATCGTCATGCGCGTTTTAACCAACATCAAAGTATAA
- a CDS encoding type II secretion system F family protein: MEFLTGINDYLTSQFGEFGPLLALGIAGLFMILLAVPLLLNQPEDPLKKLQKNIAPETRNKPQKQRLRQADRNEQLQKFAGFLEPQNEDELSAMELKLRQAGYHSKDSVRLFHFLQFAFGILGLLAGLFFVYVLKADIDYDSQQMALRIIGPGAAGYMLPKYWITRRIEERKQKITEGFPDALDMMLVCVEAGQSLDQAIVRVASELHASYPDLAGEFEVVAQEMKAGKEKDKVLRDMGTRCGVQDISSFVTVMIQSASFGTSIADALRVYAGEMRDKRVMRAEEAANKLPVKMTLATMGLTVPPLLIILVGPSVQGIMNMGN; the protein is encoded by the coding sequence GTGGAATTTCTGACCGGAATAAACGATTACCTGACATCGCAATTCGGCGAGTTCGGCCCGCTCCTGGCGCTTGGCATTGCCGGGCTGTTCATGATCTTGCTGGCAGTTCCGCTGCTGCTGAACCAGCCCGAGGATCCGCTGAAGAAGCTGCAAAAGAACATCGCGCCCGAAACCCGGAACAAACCGCAAAAGCAGCGGCTGCGCCAGGCTGACCGCAACGAGCAGCTGCAGAAATTCGCAGGTTTCCTGGAACCGCAGAACGAAGACGAACTGTCTGCGATGGAACTGAAGCTGCGCCAAGCCGGGTATCACTCCAAGGACTCGGTGCGCCTGTTTCATTTCCTGCAGTTCGCTTTCGGCATTCTGGGCCTGCTGGCCGGGCTGTTTTTTGTTTATGTGCTGAAGGCCGATATCGACTATGACAGCCAGCAGATGGCGCTCCGCATCATCGGCCCCGGTGCGGCCGGCTACATGCTGCCGAAATACTGGATCACCCGCCGGATTGAAGAGCGCAAGCAGAAGATCACCGAAGGGTTCCCGGACGCGCTGGACATGATGCTGGTCTGCGTCGAGGCCGGCCAGTCGCTGGACCAGGCCATCGTGCGCGTCGCCTCGGAACTGCACGCCTCCTACCCCGACCTGGCCGGAGAATTCGAGGTGGTCGCCCAGGAAATGAAGGCGGGCAAGGAAAAGGACAAGGTCCTGCGGGACATGGGCACCCGCTGCGGGGTGCAGGATATTTCCTCCTTTGTGACCGTGATGATCCAGTCCGCCAGCTTCGGCACCTCGATTGCGGACGCCCTGCGGGTCTATGCCGGGGAAATGCGCGACAAGCGTGTGATGCGCGCGGAAGAGGCCGCAAACAAGTTGCCCGTGAAGATGACCCTTGCCACAATGGGCCTGACAGTCCCGCCGCTGCTGATCATTCTGGTCGGCCCGTCGGTGCAGGGCATCATGAACATGGGCAACTGA
- a CDS encoding tetratricopeptide repeat protein, with product MNSPGRAGPGRLRRAFAAASVVALAAACAPGGLKQDKGSPWAPGGNHRQQAEDGLVVGHRLMAAGEHELALDAFTRAALDHGLTAEVMSGMGSAKLGLRRLGQAEELLRQAVEADDSWPEPMNNLGVALMERGKTAEAVQVFQRAYALDNGESDAIRDNLRLALAKLENPAHTDSQKQDYKLVRQGGGSYLIRQAP from the coding sequence ATGAACTCACCAGGACGGGCCGGGCCGGGCCGTCTCCGCCGTGCTTTTGCCGCCGCCAGCGTTGTTGCGCTGGCGGCGGCTTGCGCGCCGGGCGGGCTGAAGCAGGATAAGGGCAGCCCTTGGGCGCCAGGCGGCAATCACCGCCAGCAGGCTGAGGACGGCCTGGTGGTCGGCCACCGGCTGATGGCCGCCGGCGAGCATGAACTGGCGCTGGACGCCTTCACCCGCGCCGCGCTGGACCACGGGCTGACGGCCGAGGTTATGTCCGGCATGGGCAGTGCCAAACTGGGCCTCAGGCGGCTGGGCCAGGCGGAGGAGCTGCTGCGCCAGGCGGTGGAAGCGGATGACTCCTGGCCTGAACCGATGAACAACCTGGGTGTTGCGCTGATGGAGCGCGGCAAAACCGCCGAAGCGGTGCAGGTGTTCCAGCGCGCTTATGCGCTTGACAATGGCGAAAGTGACGCAATCCGCGATAATTTACGCCTTGCTCTCGCAAAGCTTGAAAATCCCGCGCATACTGACTCTCAAAAACAAGATTATAAATTGGTGCGGCAGGGCGGCGGCAGCTACCTGATTCGCCAAGCACCATGA
- a CDS encoding tetratricopeptide repeat protein: MRQQIFLSASLAGALVLSACAEKADETVERAFQEVNVIDESNLNDVMLTVADPNEAVAHFQRTLKGSPDRIELQRGLAHSLIRAKRTTEGTAAWKKVVSMKGATSADHVQLAGAFVRSGEWDAAKAELDQVPPTHETYERYRLEAVVADAGKDWKRADSFYEIATGLTTKPAKVMNNWGYSKLTRGDFAGAERLFGEAIRQNHGLFTAKNNLVLARGAQRNYTLPVIPMDQTERALLLHTLALSAVKQGDVKVGENLLREAIDTHPQHFEEASRSLSALENG, translated from the coding sequence ATGCGCCAGCAGATTTTTCTATCCGCTTCTCTGGCAGGGGCGCTTGTCCTGTCGGCCTGCGCGGAGAAAGCCGATGAAACCGTGGAACGGGCGTTTCAGGAAGTGAATGTCATCGATGAGAGCAATCTCAACGATGTGATGCTGACCGTGGCCGACCCGAACGAGGCGGTTGCCCATTTCCAGCGGACCTTGAAAGGCAGCCCGGACCGGATTGAACTGCAGCGAGGACTGGCGCACTCCCTGATCCGTGCCAAGCGCACCACCGAAGGCACCGCCGCCTGGAAGAAAGTGGTGTCCATGAAAGGCGCCACCAGCGCGGACCATGTGCAGCTGGCAGGCGCATTCGTGCGCAGCGGTGAATGGGACGCGGCCAAAGCAGAACTGGATCAGGTCCCCCCCACCCATGAAACCTACGAGCGCTACCGGCTGGAGGCCGTAGTCGCCGATGCCGGCAAGGACTGGAAGCGCGCCGACAGCTTTTATGAAATTGCCACCGGGCTGACGACCAAACCCGCCAAGGTCATGAACAATTGGGGCTACTCCAAGCTGACCCGCGGCGATTTCGCCGGCGCCGAGCGGCTGTTCGGCGAAGCGATCCGCCAGAATCACGGCCTGTTCACGGCCAAAAACAACCTGGTACTGGCCCGCGGCGCGCAACGCAATTACACCCTGCCGGTGATCCCGATGGATCAGACCGAACGCGCACTGCTGCTGCACACGCTGGCGCTGTCGGCTGTGAAGCAGGGCGACGTCAAGGTTGGCGAGAACCTGCTGCGCGAAGCAATTGACACCCACCCGCAGCATTTCGAGGAAGCGTCGCGCTCGCTGTCGGCGCTGGAGAACGGCTGA
- a CDS encoding prepilin peptidase, translating into MQFPAHAALWFLPFVLPLCYTVALTDLRGMRIPNWAVDVLALTYAAVGAAVMPSWADYGWHLLHLPVGIGLGYLFYAAGAVGAGDAKFAGAAAPYFALGDLRLLMIIFAATLLAGFTAHRIAKYTPLRQLAPQWQSWDTGKSFPMGLCLGGTLALYLVLAALFGS; encoded by the coding sequence ATGCAGTTCCCGGCTCATGCTGCCCTGTGGTTCCTGCCTTTTGTACTGCCGCTGTGCTACACAGTGGCGCTGACGGATCTGCGTGGCATGCGCATTCCCAATTGGGCGGTAGATGTGCTGGCGCTGACCTATGCAGCCGTCGGCGCGGCTGTCATGCCCAGCTGGGCGGATTACGGCTGGCACCTGCTGCACCTGCCGGTCGGCATCGGCCTGGGCTACTTGTTCTACGCTGCCGGTGCTGTGGGCGCGGGCGACGCCAAATTTGCGGGCGCCGCGGCCCCCTACTTTGCGCTTGGCGACCTGCGGCTTTTGATGATCATCTTTGCCGCCACCCTGCTGGCGGGGTTCACCGCCCACCGGATCGCCAAATACACCCCCCTGCGCCAGCTGGCGCCGCAATGGCAAAGCTGGGACACCGGCAAAAGCTTCCCGATGGGCCTGTGCCTTGGCGGCACCCTGGCCCTTTACCTGGTGCTGGCGGCGCTGTTCGGCAGCTGA